The following DNA comes from Romeriopsis navalis LEGE 11480.
TTGAGCCAGAAGCTGGGTTCTTCTTTGAATTGCACCCGAATGGCATCGGCTAAGTCGGGTGGTCCTAGGGTATAGACCTGGTTGTGATACAGCGTCGTGGATCGTAGGCGGCGTTTGCCTTTATAAATCCCATTGGTGGAGTTCTCATCGCGTAGCCGAAAGCGGGTCCGAGGCAGTAGGCCCAAAAACCAGCGATCACCCCGATCCCGCGTAATCGACGCATGGGTCTGACTGACTAATGAATTCCGAATCACAATGTCACAGGACTGTGAACTGCGTCCCATTAAGTAGCGATCGCCCAGCAATGGATAGACTTCGGCTTTCGCTGCCTCCGGCAACTGCACCCACACCTCAGCAACTTTGGCATTAGGTTTGAGTTGGAGTTGTGAGAATTTAACCTTGGTCGGCACCCCCTGAAGCAAGTTCGTCAGGCTGGTGAGGATGGTTTTGCGGGGTGGGCGCGGGGAATTCATAGACGCAAAGACTCAAGGAACAGACAATATGAGCTAAATCGGTGAACTAGCGTTCACTACAATCACGCGCCCACATTTTCCGGTGCATTGCCTATTTTACCGATCGAAGTCGATTTACTGGGATGATTTTGGGTGGGAGTTTACAGTTCGCAGTTTTCTTGCCACAGCGGATGGGCGCAGTCAGCGGGTCTGGCGGTGTTGGCGAAACCAGGCTTGTAACTGTTCGCGGCAGGATTCGGCGAGAATGCCGCCATATACGGTGAGTTTGTGATTGGACGCGGGGCCATCGGGGAGATTCAGGACCGATCGCACCGCACCGGCCTTTTGGTCGTCTGCCCCATAAACTAATGTGCCTAATCGGGACAGCACCAGGGCTCCAGAACACATCGGGCAGGGTTCGAGGGTGACATAGAGCGTGCAGTCGTTGAGATGCCAGTTACCGCGTTGTATTCCGGCTTGCCGCAGGGCGAGAACTTCCGCATGGGCCGTGGGGTCTTGGTCTTGTTCGCGGCGGTTGGCGGCTTCGGCCAGTACCTGGTTATGCCCATCCACAATTACTGCACCCACGGGCACATCGCCAACTTCACCGGCTGCTTCCGCCAGTTCGAGTGCCCGCAGCATCCAATGGCGATGTCGCAGGTATTCCGGGTGATCAAGTGCGGGTGGGGGAATGGAATAGGGCAAGGTTTGAGGCTGATTTGGGATCTGAAGCCTGTAAAGCCTACGGCTTATCCGATCGGCCCTTGGATTATCGCATTGGGTCTGACAAATATGCTTAAGTTAAATTTGATGATTTGCCAGGGCCCCCGATGCTAGAGAGTATTCTGTGGATTGTGTTGATGGGTTTTTTTGTTGGGCAGATTGCCCGGCGGTTGAAAGCTCCGGCGCTGGCGGGCATGATTCTTGTGGGTCTGATGCTTGGTCCACAGGTGAGCCAGGTGATTGCCCCTTCAGTTCTCGAATCAGCGGATGATTTAAGGACGATCGCCGTCATGGTCATTCTGATGAAGGCGGGGTTGGGGCTCGATCGTGACAAACTCGACCAGCAAGGGAATGTCGCTTTGCGTTTAGGATTTCTGCCAGCGACTTTTGAGGCAATCACGGTAGCATTAGTTTCGATGTGGCTATTTCAGTTTAACTTCGCTACAGGGTTGTTACTCGGCTGTATCATCGGTGCCGAATCACCGGCGGTGATTGTTCCAGGAATGCTGCGGCTCAAAAGTCTGGGCTGGGGTGTAAAAAAGGGGATTCCCGATGCGATTCTAACGGGCAGTGCGCTATCAGATGTCTTGCTACTGTTGGTGTTTAGCTTGCTGCTGACGTTTCTGGCCCAAGGGACAATGCAGGGTGTGACGATCGGCGCCCTCACATTTACCAGGCTGCAATTGCTCCCGTTCCAAATCATCATCCAAATCGGTTTGGGGATGCTGGTCGGCTGGCTGACGGCCAAGGGATTGGTCGCTGTTTTACGCAAACAAAACTGGACCCAGAATACCGTCCAGGATTCCCTCGTTAGTGCTGGGATTGCGCTGCTGGTTGTGGTGCTGGCCAAACATCTGCCCATCTTTTCCGGCTACTTAGCGGTAATGGCGGCTGGTTTCTTTGTTACGACTTTGGATGCACCGTTGTCGCGGCGATTGCGGCAGGGGTTTGATTCGTTGTGGACGATCGCCCAGATTTTTCTGTTTGTGCTGCTGGGGGCAAATATTCAGCTGGATGTTTTGGAAAATCAGTTTTTGCCGGGGCTATTGCTGCTGGCGATCGGCACCCTAGGCGGCAGAATGTGCGGCTGGTATCTCGCGACACTGGGGAGCAATTGGAACTGGAAGGAAAAGCTGTTTTTGCTGCCGGGAAATTCGGCAAAAGCGACGGTGCAGGCAGCGATCGGGGCGATTCCTCTAGCCCAAGGCATCGCGGGTGGGGAAACAATTTTGGCGATTGCGGTACTGTCGATTCTGGTCACGGCACCCTTGGGGGCTTGGGCCATTCCCACGTTTGCGCCGAGGCTCTTAGAACAAGGTGAAGTGGACCCAACTAAAGTCGTAGTGGAACGTCAGATAAAAATATTGGCGGCGATCGATGATTCGCCCTTGAGCAAAAAGGTTTTGGCGAAGGCCGCAGAGTTAGCGCGACGGGGGGATGCTGAGGTGATTGTATTGCATGTCGATCGAGCGGAGAATCCCCAAATCATTGGACAACTGCAAATTCAGGCGCAAACCGTTTTAGCCGATATTCGGCATAAATTTATTACAGATACAGGAGCAGTTGCGGAAGCAATCTTGGCAACGGCTCAGCAATCCGAAATTGATGAGTTAGTCATTGGTAAACGGGGTGGCTTTGGACAGTTTCTGGTGGGTTCGGTGTCGCAGGCCGTATTGGAGGCAAGTACGATTCCGGTGGTGATTGTGGAATAGGGGGGATCGGTGGATTGCATGGGTTACGATCCCCCTAAATCCCCCTTCAAAAGGGGGACTTTGATATTTACTCCCCCCTTTTGAAGGGGGGCTGGGGGGGATCACAATTCTGTAACAAACCCACTATTCCTCAACCCGACGCCGCGATGCTTTAAGTTGACTGCGTTTCGCCTTATTATCTAACCGCTTGCGCTTGGCCCCTTTTGACGGTTTTGTGGGTTTGCGTTTGGGTTGTGTGACGGTGATGCTTTTGATTAATTCTTTGAGCCGATCGAGGGCGTCCTGTTTATTCAGGGTTTGGGTGCGCTGGTTTTGGGCTTTGATGATGATCACGCCATCTTTAGTGATGCGACGATCACGTAAGTTCAGCAGGCGTTCTTTGAACAAAGGATTCAGCGATGATGCCCGAATATCAAACCGGAGATGAATTGCTGTTTCGACTTTGTTGACGTTCTGCCCCCCGGCTCCCTGAGATCGCGCTGCACTGAGTTCGATTTCACTCAGCGGAATTGATGTGCGGTTGGTGATTTGCAGCTCAGACATACGGGGGGACTCTCAAACTCTTCGGCCAGGAATTAGGTTCAAGATAACTCGATCATACGGTGATTGCCCATATCCACACCATTGTCAGACCTCAAACATTCTGACATGATGCAAACTCTAGGACACTGACTCTCGCCTCAACCATGCAATTTCTCCAGCCGATCAAAGCCACACTGGCTGAACCCCAATGTCACAGCACCGCCCTGCGAGTTGCGATCGTCGTTGGTTCTATTCTTTTCACCATCAACCACGGCGATGCGATCGTCAGCGGCAAAATGACCCAAAGACGCTGGATTTCCGGCCTGCTCACCTACTGCGTCCCCTACTGCGTCAGCCTCCACGGCCAAAGCACCTGCTTCCGCAAGCCTTAAGCCGTCAACCAGCCAAACACCTCCCCCAACGTCAATGCCAATCCTGCTGCAAATTCAGGCACCGGTAAAACCGTTTCGGATGCTTCAAACACTTGCACAGATCGCTGCTCGTCATACACCAGAATCAACTGTTCTTCGGGGTCAATTAGCCAACCCATCACCGTACCGTGGGCCAAACAATGCAAAATATTTTGCGTTACCTTCGTCGAACTTTGACCCGGTGATAGGATTTCGTTCGCGTAGCGTTTCTGAAAGAAAATCGTCCAATCCGGCGCTAAATCAAACGTATTGGACACTTCCCCATTCGCGTCGCGTGGAATCTTCGACTCCTGAAAAACCACAATATCCGGCACGATCGACCGATCTCCAAAGGTACATCGCAACTCGGGAATCGCTTGGGCCAAACGCGTCGGTTTAAACGCAACCGTCAAAGCAAAGCACAAATCGCGTTGCAGAATACTGTGCTTTCCTTGAGGCATGGGCTTCTGAATCACCGCTCCATCGACGTATTCACTCGCAGGCTTCGTCTCTGGCAATTCCAGAAATTCCGCCAATGTCACTGGTTTAGTGGGAGTTTGTACCATAGGGTCGATTTCTCCGATAAGACGATGCACTTAAGCACCGAACGCCAAGCTAAGTGGATCACCGATATTGAATAATTGTATCGCGTCTATCATCTGCTACCGCCATCATGGCCCGGCCATCTGGCCCCGTCAAACCAGCAAATCGAAGTCAGACTTGACCCCAGCTTCTATCCATTTCACCACACCCAATAAACGCATCAACTCCATGATCCATCCGAAGATTGATCACGCCCAAAATTAGCCATTTGGCACATGCCTCATGGCTAACATATGCGCCGCTTACAATACCTTCACATGCTTTTTGCTAGGGTTGGTTTGTGATCCCGTTTGCGACCATGAACCATTCCACAAACCTGCTTTATCACCGTTACCGCTTCATAGCTTTAGTGGTATACATCGCTGTCCTCGTAACCGGGATAGCCGATTGGTTATATGGTGGTCTCGGTCCACGATCGCTCGTGATTGCCCCCGACTTCGATCGTTTTTGCATTTTTGCGCTATCGGTATTGCTGCTGATTGTTATCGAACTCCTATCCTTGGGACAAGCCGACTTCGATAAACGTCAACCAGGCCGATTATTGCCTTTTTTGCTGCGATTATGCTTGTTTGTGAGTGCTTGTGCCGTTACTGATTTATTTTACTCCCCAATCCTCTTTCTGCCGATTCTGTTGTATTGCCACTTCGCCGTTAGTAAACGCTTGAGCTATGGCATCGCCATCTGCGGCGTCGTCACATTGTTCGGGCTAAGTGTCGCTAATATTGGCGGTATCAGTGCGAAACCGCCGCCACCACCTGTCACCAATCATATGCGGCCCCCGAGCAAGCCAATCGGTGGCTTAATCGATCGGAGCGCAGGAGCCTTAATTACCGTCCTATTCACCCTGCTACTCGCACGGGCCATGTCACAGGCTACTGCCGCTCAGCAAAAACTCACCGACTTACTGAGCAACCTCGAAGCCTCCCATACGCAGCTACAAAGCTATGCCACTCAAGTTGCGGATCTCGCCGCCTCAGAAGAACGCAACCGGCTCGCACGGAATATCCACGATAGCTTGGGGCACCACCTGGCGGCCATTAGTATCCAACTTGCCAAAGCGCACGCTTACCGCGATCGCGATCCGATCCGGGCCAATGAAGCCATCACCTATGCCCAACATACGGTTCAAGATGCCTTAAAAGATGTGCGCGAATCCGTCAGCAGTTTGCGCCAAAACGGTGATGCCTTTGCCTTTCACACCGCACTCCAAGATCTGCTCCAGCGGATGGAGCATAGTGATCTGATATTGACCCTCCACCAAACGGGCGATAGCTCACACTACGGCCAGCTCAAGCTACTGATTTTGTACCGAGTGATTCAAGAAGGGCTGACGAATGTGCATAAACACGCCAAAGCCAGTCATGTCATGATCATTCTGCATTTTGGGCCGCACTTCGCCCATCTCGAACTCGCCGATAATGGCGTGGGATTTAACGTGTCGGTTTGGCAAGAGCACGCTCATGAACCATCGACCTATGGCCTGATCGGCTTAAAGGAACGCTTGACTTTGGTGGGTGGTAGTCTTGAGATCAGCAGTCAGTCCACCGGTACAAAACTCAAAGTTAAGCTACCGCAGACGAATCAACCGGTTAGCTTTAGTCCTACCCCAGCCTATGACCACCAATAACATCCGAATTTTGCTCGTCGATGATCAATATCTGATTCGCGAAGGGATTGCTTCTTTGCTCGAACTGGAGGATGGCATCGAAGTTGTGGGACTGGCCGACAATGGCCAATCGGCGATCGCCCAAGCCCTGAAACTCAAGCCGTCGATCGTCCTGATGGATGTACGGATGCCAGAGATGAACGGGGTGGCCGCTACCGCCAAGATTCGCAAAGCCTTGCCGACCTGCCAAGTCCTGATGCTGACTACATTTGACGATGAAGAATTTATTGTGCAGTCGCTGTTGGCGGGGGCCTGCGGGTATCTGATGAAAGATATTCCGTCCAAAGACTTGGCTCAAGCGATCAAACTCGCCCACGCCGGGGTCTTTCAACTCGCACCAGAGGTGGCTGGTAAACTTGTCGGACAACTGCGTCAGCCACCGGGTAGCCAAACCAAGCCCCCCGCTGATCCAGCATTAACGACCCGAGAATTAGAGATCCTCAACCACCTGGCCAAAGGCGCAACTAATAAAGAAATTGCCCAGGATATGCATGTCAGCGAGGGCACTGTCAAAAATCATGTCTCCCACATTTTGACCAAACTCGACCTGCGCGATCGCACCCAAGCGGCAGTCTATGCCGTCGAGCACCATTTGGAGTAAATCGATTGCTAGCTCACATGAACTAAGCCATGCCAAATGGCTAATTGAATATGGCTGATTGGCACATGCGACCTCTGATGGGATTACTTTACATTCAAGCCAGTTTGTCACCCGCTCAGATTCAGCAAAGATTTTACGCGGGCAAATCTTTGCAGTTGCCTGCGTAAAATCGCTGTCTAAACTTCCGTTCTCGTGAGTTTTAGCAGTACCACTCGAATCATCGCTGCCAGCCAAAGATGGTGTTCCACGCAAAGATGATGTTAACGATCGCATCAGTTACGCATGTCCGGGATAAAAATGAATTACACATATCGACGCCTCATTCCATTGACCTTGGGTCTCCTCTCCTCATTTGCCGCATCATGCACATCGACTGGGGAATCAGCGCCCCCGCTCGCCGGATTGCCGACGAAACCTGAAATATCCGCGACCACTTCCAAACAATCCGTAGTTGCAGTTAATCCCGACTTTTTTATTCAGGCGAATTTAGCCAAGCCGATTCAGCAAGAAGATTGCACCCTCTCCGATGGCACTAAAACGTCGTGCTATAGCATTACGATCAATCCGACTCCCCAAGAGCACAAAATGGGGCCGTGGTGCCCCACTCATGTCAAAGATGGCAAAGACAAGGGGGGGCTGTGGTTTCGCGATGGGAAAATATACGATGTTGATGGGGCATTTATTGCCAATCTCGCCGATTTTTATGCTGACCCCGACTGGAAATTAGTCAATCCCGATGGCTCGATCCGCGTCACCAAAACCCAAGCAGCATTTGAAGCCGCCGCCCGCCCCGATGTCGATCCAAATTACAACAACTACTGCGTCGAGGGCCGTCCAGAATGGTACACAGTCCAAGCCAAAACTTATAAGATCCCTGTTACACCGATATATCAGAAAACGCCGACCCGCTTCGATCGTAATGGCGTTGGAGTGGCATTTAATGGGGTGAACTTTGATCCGCCTGCGCCGGTTGATGCGATATTGAACGCCCATACGCTAGCGCCCTTAGATGACAATGGTGGGCATATGAATCCGCATGCGGGTTATCACTATCATGCGGCAACGGGTCGAACCAAAGAAATCGCACAATCGGATAATCATGCCCCCATGATCGGTTATGCCCTGGATGGATTTGGCATTTATGCCTTGCTTGACCCAGACACAAAAGCGCCCACCGATTTGGATGAATCGCGGGGACATTCTGATGCGGTACGGGGCTATCACTACCACGCCGGAACGCCAGGGAGTAATGAAATTATTCGATCGTTTCGGGGAGCTGTCGTCAACTCTATGAGCGATCTGCCAGGTCAATCCGGCAGACCGGGTGCAGATGGACGGCCACCACGACCACGGTAGTGACATTGTGGCCGTCCCACCAATTGGTGGGACGGCCATATTTAGATGGCCATATTTAATTGTTTAACTGTTGCAGGACGGCCACAGATTTGATGTTTCAGCCATATCAGATGGCGCGTAAGATTTGCCGAAGTGATACTCCGTCCGCTTGCGGCGGCGACGTTTTATCCAGCTTTGGATCACCACCAAAATGCCCCGAAATATGAACAGTCAGATATCGAGTAGCGGTAAATTAGCGGGTATCGGTTTCCGTGGTTTTATCTCGACGCAAAGAGTGTTGACCATCACCACACCGGGCTTCGCCTCAGTGAAGCAAATTATTGCCGAAGCGCGGGAGCGGCGGGAACTGATTGATGCCACCCACGGCCGGCGGATCAAGAGTGTCATTATCATGGATTCGGGCCACGTCATCCTGTCCGCCACTCCGCCCAAAAAAGTTGCTTAGCAAGTGAGAGCGAATTCAGCATCGGTAGGTTCAGATAAGGCGATCGTGCCCCCCTCAAACCACCTGAAATTCCCAATTAACACCAGAAAATCGCCCCAGCGACGCAGGCATCACCGATACTAGTAACGGTATTCGGTTCCGCCTTAATCTCCATGTCCCAGCTTCAAATCCTTGCCCAATTCCTTTCCGGCGTTTACGACAATCGCGAACAAGCCTTGGCCGAACCGATTTGGTATGTCCATCTGCGCTGCTGGATTCGCCCGACACCATGCTTTCGGGATGACAGCATTACCCTGTTCGTCGAACAAGCCAACATCCTCAATCCCGAACAGCCCTACCGCCAACGGCTCATGCGGCTACGGGAAACAAAGGGCCAACTGACCGCTCAGTTCTACAGTTTCCAAACCCCCAGCAGCGTGCTTGGCTATGGCCAAGATCCAAGCAAATTGGCCGAAATCCTCAATGCGCCGATCGACGAACTCCCGGGCTGTCAGCTAAATATTACGCAAATCGCGGACGATCGCTTCAGCGCCATGCCACCCGCCGACTGCATCTGTCAATTCACGTTCCCCGGTAAAGATGGTCAACTCCAAACTGGCCAAGTCGAACTCGGTTTCGAAGTGAGTCCGACCGAATTCCATAGCTATGACAAAGGCATCAATCCCACAACCCAAAAACCGATCTGGGGTGCGCTGATGGGGCCCTATCGCTATACCAAACGGCAAGTCTATTCACTACTGGACTGACGCTGCTGCCCTCCACTAACGATGGCGTGATCGCTTCTCAACAGCATAAAGCAGGGTATCAACACCAACATGACACCCTGCTCAAAGCATATTGAATTGAGTCAAATCAATCTGAGTCGGCTTTAAGCAGCGCCTTGAGTCGCACCGGCCAGCGCTTCCTCTTCCGAATCATATATTTCAAACACCGAATCCATCATCGTCACCTCAAATACGAGACGCGCTTCTGGATGCACATTACAAATACGGAAGCTACCGCGTGCCTTATCAGCATCGCGCATTCCCGCGACCAGAGAAGTCAAACCAGAACTATCAATAAAGTTAACCTGGCCCAAGTTCACCACAATGTGGCGACTTTGCTTCGCGATACATTCTTGCAACTTCAACCGAAACTGCCAAGCAGTAGTAATGTCTAAGCGTCCTGTCGGGGTCAAGACAATCACACCATTACCATCACTGTTGGTATATTCCTGCTGTTCCATGAGAATTGACCCTTGTCCTACGTCAATCACGGCTTCACCTACGACGGAATCTTTCAAAATCTGTAACTGATCTAGTTATGCCCAAGAAGACACACCTGTTCAACAAATCGTGTGAGCATTTCTTTGAAAATAGCCAGAACTCAAGACTGGATGTACTCTGGCCTTAGCCTAATCAAGACCGCATAACAATGCCGATAATTAGAAACACCGGATCGGCATGATCTTGATCACACGTGTGCCCAAAGAAAAATCCGCACCCTCAGGCACGGATTCTTCCCGAAATTTCTACTGGCTTAAACCTGACCGTGATTTATTCCGGCTTCCAGTTTGCCCAATCTTGGGGCTTGAGAAAGACATCGTATAACTTCGCTTCGGGTGTACCTGGCTCCGGTGTATAGGCATATTCCCAACGCACCAACGGTGGCAAGGACATCAAGATCGATTCGGTGCGACCATTGGTCTGCAAACCAAAGATAGTGCCCCGATCGTAGACCAGGTTAAATTCGACATAGCGGCCCCGACGATAGAGCTGGAAGTTGCGCTCGCGATCGCCATACTCGGTATCCTTCCGCTTCGCAACGATCGGTAAGTAGGAAGGTAAGAACGCGGCTCCACAATCCTGCACAAAGGCGAAAATATCATCCCAAGAGCGATTTTCCACCGGGCCAACTTTTTCGGAATACTTCGCGGCGGGCGTATCAAGGGGTGAACCCGGATACATCATCGGATACAGCACACCGCTCGTATCTTGGTAATCAAAGAAAAGACCACCGACACCGCGCGTCTCATCGCGGTGCTGCAAATAGAAATACTCATCACACCAGCGTTTGAAGGTGTTGTAATACTCCGGATGATGCTTATCGCAAGCGCCTTTCAAAGTGTTGTGGAACTGGGCCACATCCTCTTCAAACGGATAATACGGGGTCAGGTCGATACCACCACCAAACCACCAAACCGGACCGGCCTCAAAGTAGCGGTAATTCAAATGCACCGTTGGCACGTAGGGATTCTTCGGGTGTAGCACCATCGAAGTCCCGGTCGCGTAAAACCGATGACCCGCCGCTTCGGGGCGCTGCTTCAGAATCGACGGGGGCAGCTTGTCACCCCAGACCTCGGAAAAGTTGACGCCACCTTGCTCAAAGACTTTGCCATCACGCATGACGCGCGATCGGCCACCACCGCCCTCCGGACGCTCCCAAGCATCCTGCTTAAACTCGGCTGCGCCATCGGCCTCAGTCAACCCCTCGCAGACACTATCCTGAAACGACTGCAACCAAGCACTAACCCGCTCACGGGAGTCGCTGGGTGGCAAGGGTTGGGTTGCCTTCTTCGGAGTCTTTTCTGGCGCAGAAAACGTAGGGAATGCAGTCATATCGGATAAACAGCGTCTTTAGAAGTGGTCGTTTAGCAAAAACGTTTGGTTGGTGTTGGAAAAACCAAACAGCAAACCGCACAGATCAACAGGCTGGGAAAAACCGCCCTAATTACTGGCATCAGGCTCATAGCTCGGCCTACTGCTGTTAATAAACCTACCGTGAATTGACGATCCAACCAATGCGCCACCTGGCGGAATCACTCAAAATCCGGACAAAAAAACCGGCGAAATACTGATTGGCCAAACGTTTACCGCTTTGTTAAATTCTGCAACGAGACATTGTTACAAACCGACAATATTTCTCCAGGCGGAGGAATAATCGCCATGACGGCAAGGCTTTTCCCTGATGAAGTTTCAGCCCGATCCCTAAGCACGGCACCGGAACAAGCTAAAATTAAGCGATCCTAAATATTTGCTTAAAAAATCTGGTTATGCCTGCGACCCTCAGTGCTGAAAGCGTGCTTGAAGTCCTCAAGCCGGTCCAAGATCCCGAACTGCAAAAAAGTTTGGTGGATTTGAATATGATTCGCAATGTGGCGATCGCGGGTGGTAACGTCAGTTTCACCCTAGTTCTGACCACACCGGCTTGCCCGTTGCGCGAGTTCATCGTCGATGACTGCAAGAAAGCCGTGAACACACTGCCGGGGGTTGAGGATATCCAAGTTGAGGTTACAGCCGAAACGCCACAACAGAAGGATAGTCTGCCCGATCGCCAAGGCGTCCCAGGGGTGAAAAATATTATTGCCGTTTCCAGTGGCAAGGGCGGTGTGGGAAAAAGCACCGTTGCCGTCAATTTGGCCGTGGCGCTGGCCCAAGCGGGCGCAAAGGTAGGCATGATTGACGCCGATATCTACGGCCCGAATGCGCCGATGATGCTGGGCTTAGAAGGCACCCAAGTCAAAGTCGAGCAAGGTGCCCAGGGCGAAGTCCTGGAACCCGCTTTCAACCATGGGGTCAAATTAGTCTCGATGGGCTTTTTGATCGACAAAGACCAACCCGTGATTTGGCGCGGCCCGATGCTGAATGGCGTGATTCGCCAATTTCTCTATCAGGTCAACTGGGGCGAACTGGATTACATGATTGTCGATATGCCGCCGGGAACCGGTGATGCCCAGCTCACCCTGGCCCAAGCCGTACCGATGGCTGGGGCCGTGATTGTCACCACCCCCCAAAGTGTGGCCCTCTCCGATGCCCGTCGCGGATTAAAAATGTTCCAGCAGCTCGGAATTAACGTGCTTGGCATTGTAGAGAACATGAGTTACTTCACACCGCCCGATCTGCCCGATCGGCAATATGACATCTTTGGTTCCAAAGGTGGTGAGACCACGGCCCAAGAGCTGGGCTTACCCCTCCTCGGCTGTATTCCGCTGGAGATGCCCGTGCGCGAAGGTGGCGATCAAGGATTACCGATTGTTGTGGCGAATCCCGATGCCCCAGCGGCGCAGGCATTAACGGCGATTGCCCAGCAAATGGCGGCGAAAGTCTCGATCGCGGCGTTAACTGCTTAGTTCTTCTCGTTCTCGGGTTTGTCCCTTCTACCCTATGCTGTACCCAAAAACTTGGCCCAAGCTAAATCTGCGTCCCTTGCTACGTCCCTGGGAACAGGTTGATTGGTGGCTGGCCATTGCCGTTGTTGGCATGATCGCCCTTGCGGGTCTGATGATTCGGAGTACCGAGATTCAGGTGTTGCTGGAAAAAGAAGGCTGGATGCAGCAATGGCTGAGCGGCTATGGCTGGCAGCACTGGGTCACTGGTGGAGTGGGGCTATTGTTCGCGACTTGTTTGGCCCGGTTCCGTTATGAGCTGCTGATGCAGTGGAAATGGGTGCTATACGGCATCACGAATCTGGGGCTTGTCGCGGTAAAGCTCGTCGGTGAGTCGGAACTCGGTGCGCAGCGCTGGATTAATATTCTTGGCTTTAACGTACAGCCATCTGAGTTTGCCAAGCTCGCGGTGATTATTATGCTGGCCGGACTGCTGCATGAACGTCCGGCCACGTCGCTGTTATCGATGTTTCGGGCTTTAGCGATCGTCGCCTTGCCCTGGGCCTTGATTTTCTTTGAGCCAAACCTCGGCACCTCATTGGTTTTCGGTGCGATTACCTTGGGCATGCTCTACTGGGGCAATGCGAATCCAGGTTGGCTGTTGCTGATGCTGTCGCCAATTTTCTCGGCGATCGGCTATAACGTGCTTTCTGGGTTTGGCCTTGGCTATTTGGCGATTTGGGTCGTTTGGATTTTAGCTTTGGGGTTTATTGCCTGGCGGACATTACCGTGGCGACACTGGGCGG
Coding sequences within:
- a CDS encoding extracellular matrix/biofilm biosynthesis regulator RemA family protein; the encoded protein is MNSQISSSGKLAGIGFRGFISTQRVLTITTPGFASVKQIIAEARERRELIDATHGRRIKSVIIMDSGHVILSATPPKKVA
- a CDS encoding chromophore lyase CpcT/CpeT; this encodes MSQLQILAQFLSGVYDNREQALAEPIWYVHLRCWIRPTPCFRDDSITLFVEQANILNPEQPYRQRLMRLRETKGQLTAQFYSFQTPSSVLGYGQDPSKLAEILNAPIDELPGCQLNITQIADDRFSAMPPADCICQFTFPGKDGQLQTGQVELGFEVSPTEFHSYDKGINPTTQKPIWGALMGPYRYTKRQVYSLLD
- a CDS encoding STAS domain-containing protein; this encodes MKDSVVGEAVIDVGQGSILMEQQEYTNSDGNGVIVLTPTGRLDITTAWQFRLKLQECIAKQSRHIVVNLGQVNFIDSSGLTSLVAGMRDADKARGSFRICNVHPEARLVFEVTMMDSVFEIYDSEEEALAGATQGAA
- the hemF gene encoding oxygen-dependent coproporphyrinogen oxidase, which translates into the protein MTAFPTFSAPEKTPKKATQPLPPSDSRERVSAWLQSFQDSVCEGLTEADGAAEFKQDAWERPEGGGGRSRVMRDGKVFEQGGVNFSEVWGDKLPPSILKQRPEAAGHRFYATGTSMVLHPKNPYVPTVHLNYRYFEAGPVWWFGGGIDLTPYYPFEEDVAQFHNTLKGACDKHHPEYYNTFKRWCDEYFYLQHRDETRGVGGLFFDYQDTSGVLYPMMYPGSPLDTPAAKYSEKVGPVENRSWDDIFAFVQDCGAAFLPSYLPIVAKRKDTEYGDRERNFQLYRRGRYVEFNLVYDRGTIFGLQTNGRTESILMSLPPLVRWEYAYTPEPGTPEAKLYDVFLKPQDWANWKPE
- a CDS encoding Mrp/NBP35 family ATP-binding protein, producing MPATLSAESVLEVLKPVQDPELQKSLVDLNMIRNVAIAGGNVSFTLVLTTPACPLREFIVDDCKKAVNTLPGVEDIQVEVTAETPQQKDSLPDRQGVPGVKNIIAVSSGKGGVGKSTVAVNLAVALAQAGAKVGMIDADIYGPNAPMMLGLEGTQVKVEQGAQGEVLEPAFNHGVKLVSMGFLIDKDQPVIWRGPMLNGVIRQFLYQVNWGELDYMIVDMPPGTGDAQLTLAQAVPMAGAVIVTTPQSVALSDARRGLKMFQQLGINVLGIVENMSYFTPPDLPDRQYDIFGSKGGETTAQELGLPLLGCIPLEMPVREGGDQGLPIVVANPDAPAAQALTAIAQQMAAKVSIAALTA
- the rodA gene encoding rod shape-determining protein RodA; this translates as MLYPKTWPKLNLRPLLRPWEQVDWWLAIAVVGMIALAGLMIRSTEIQVLLEKEGWMQQWLSGYGWQHWVTGGVGLLFATCLARFRYELLMQWKWVLYGITNLGLVAVKLVGESELGAQRWINILGFNVQPSEFAKLAVIIMLAGLLHERPATSLLSMFRALAIVALPWALIFFEPNLGTSLVFGAITLGMLYWGNANPGWLLLMLSPIFSAIGYNVLSGFGLGYLAIWVVWILALGFIAWRTLPWRHWAGLVAIGINLAASFLSGFLWTNVLRDYQKQRVTMFINPEQDPTGGGYHLIQSRIAIGAGKVFGRGLHNGTQTQNSFIPEQHTDFIFTAIGEELGFIGAALVLVIFLVICFRLLVIAQNAKDDFGSLIAIGVFSMVLFQTVINIGMTIGLSPVTGIPLPYLSYGRSALLMNCLALGIVESVANYRRRTRF